The proteins below are encoded in one region of Prosthecobacter dejongeii:
- a CDS encoding DUF4407 domain-containing protein, with the protein MPLLDRLERVFFWLSGASADHLDSCPAWERRKYVAFGATVLVPCTFATIACAYALSTLTNNGFVIAAVSLVWAFIILTVDRALLATYRAYQNIFRKLSQFSLRIVVAALMGITISHPLTLLLFKDTITSVVEKERQQEIEAARKQAADQKALVEARVKPLEEQIVKQREAWNASFTAAFLDENGKPVEKPLTDDEKKAKAERETKIAEAVAPGKLRLEALDKEMAKLSADYQKIAAELNQWQTDFEREVNGQRSGIVGLGPRAKSIQEDQLTWRRAESARLSGLLDTLTKNRVALVAEIKAAEDGVNAALDTQAEEAAAKLKAEENRIAGLRQQVQQQQADAFVGQQNSIRETLKVQIDTLLGQLSALHVEIAQLAKDEEARIAGIRAEPRRDILTQTLALHNLFENGAEGGRFAFIAYMVLSALFMLVDTIPLVVKFFSKAGPYDSLVDCDEVKYARERMAFLKSFDRYMKQLTESPFLHITQNRPLERALIEGVDRSRAAKAFLEHLMDLEQAFQEKVRLERERMAAGGVAGKAEMLEEMAATFYADLRERMESFFRDDGRRTPVTGRA; encoded by the coding sequence ATGCCTCTTCTTGACCGTCTGGAACGTGTCTTCTTCTGGCTCTCTGGAGCTTCCGCCGACCACCTCGATAGCTGCCCAGCCTGGGAGCGACGAAAGTATGTGGCCTTTGGTGCCACGGTGCTGGTGCCCTGCACCTTTGCCACCATCGCCTGCGCGTATGCGCTATCCACGTTAACAAACAATGGGTTCGTCATCGCGGCGGTGTCGCTAGTTTGGGCTTTCATCATCCTGACGGTGGACCGCGCCCTGCTGGCCACCTACCGTGCGTACCAAAACATCTTCCGCAAGCTCTCGCAGTTCAGTCTGCGCATCGTGGTGGCGGCACTCATGGGCATCACGATTTCGCACCCGCTGACGTTGCTGCTTTTCAAGGATACCATCACCTCGGTGGTGGAAAAGGAACGGCAGCAGGAGATCGAAGCGGCACGCAAACAAGCTGCTGATCAAAAGGCGCTGGTAGAGGCGCGAGTGAAACCGCTTGAGGAGCAGATCGTCAAACAGCGTGAGGCCTGGAACGCAAGCTTCACGGCAGCCTTTCTCGATGAAAATGGCAAGCCCGTGGAGAAGCCTCTGACGGATGATGAGAAGAAGGCCAAGGCGGAGCGCGAAACAAAAATCGCCGAAGCAGTGGCACCCGGCAAACTGCGCCTGGAAGCTCTAGACAAAGAGATGGCTAAGCTGAGTGCGGACTACCAAAAGATCGCCGCCGAACTGAACCAGTGGCAGACGGATTTCGAGCGTGAGGTCAATGGCCAGCGCAGCGGCATTGTGGGCCTGGGGCCACGTGCGAAGAGCATCCAGGAAGACCAACTCACCTGGCGGCGGGCGGAGTCAGCTAGGCTCAGTGGGCTGCTGGACACGCTGACAAAAAACCGTGTGGCTCTGGTAGCGGAAATCAAAGCGGCAGAAGATGGCGTGAATGCGGCGCTGGATACCCAGGCGGAGGAGGCGGCAGCAAAGCTTAAGGCTGAGGAGAATCGCATCGCCGGACTGCGCCAGCAGGTGCAGCAGCAGCAGGCGGATGCCTTTGTGGGCCAGCAAAACTCGATCCGTGAGACGCTGAAGGTGCAGATTGATACTTTGTTAGGCCAGCTCAGTGCGCTGCATGTCGAAATCGCCCAACTGGCGAAAGATGAGGAGGCCCGCATAGCAGGCATTCGTGCCGAGCCACGTCGCGACATCCTCACGCAAACGCTGGCTCTGCATAACTTGTTTGAAAACGGGGCGGAAGGTGGTCGCTTCGCTTTTATCGCCTACATGGTACTTTCAGCCCTGTTCATGCTGGTGGATACGATCCCGCTGGTGGTGAAGTTCTTTTCCAAAGCCGGGCCTTATGACTCCCTGGTGGACTGTGATGAGGTGAAGTATGCCCGTGAACGCATGGCCTTCTTGAAAAGCTTTGACCGCTACATGAAGCAACTGACGGAGAGCCCGTTTTTGCACATCACGCAAAATCGCCCTCTGGAGCGCGCGCTCATTGAGGGCGTGGATCGCAGCCGTGCGGCGAAGGCTTTCCTGGAGCACCTCATGGACCTGGAGCAGGCGTTTCAGGAAAAGGTACGTCTGGAGCGCGAGCGCATGGCCGCTGGTGGGGTGGCGGGCAAGGCCGAAATGCTGGAAGAAATGGCCGCGACTTTTTACGCGGATCTTCGCGAACGCATGGAATCGTTCTTCCGTGACGATGGCCGCCGCACACCCGTGACCGGACGGGCCTGA
- a CDS encoding MBL fold metallo-hydrolase — protein MRFRNLTRRREIGANCYLLESGKNRVVLDAGMHPKEVGFNALPDFGALPHETADSILITHAHHDHIGALPVLMRKQPKTPVFMTEPTGEITSAMLHNSVNVMTSQREEQSIHEYPLFTHRELDENRAQYVYRDLERPFELPNSELMASFHDAGHIMGSAGIMIRQNGSSLFYTGDVNFENQTISRAADFPTEGIDVLVVETTRGTYERPADYSRKGEKERLAALIRDTFDANGSVLIPVFALGKTQEVMLMLHELREEGLIPEMPLRIGGLGTKVTVLYDHYADRVRRNYPGFRLLEDVSMLVPPRRKRGPGRPQIDYQPRTIYALSSGMMTEGTTSNSFASKFIDNPRNAVAFVGYTDPLSPGYRLRTAKAGEKIKLSPDLPAVELHARIESFDLSAHATREQIAEYVEKVKPKKLLMVHGEEPSQAWFSARFAETLNRDTEIIRPETHSPIDLW, from the coding sequence ATGCGTTTCCGTAATCTTACCCGCCGCCGCGAGATCGGGGCCAACTGCTACCTTCTCGAGTCCGGCAAAAATCGAGTCGTCCTGGACGCCGGGATGCACCCGAAAGAGGTGGGTTTTAATGCTCTGCCAGACTTTGGCGCCTTGCCGCATGAAACGGCGGACAGCATTCTCATCACTCACGCTCACCACGACCACATCGGCGCGCTGCCGGTGCTGATGCGCAAGCAGCCGAAGACGCCTGTGTTCATGACGGAACCGACTGGGGAAATCACCAGCGCCATGCTGCATAACTCGGTGAATGTGATGACCTCTCAGCGTGAGGAGCAGAGCATCCATGAGTATCCCCTTTTCACCCACCGTGAATTGGATGAAAACCGCGCCCAGTATGTGTATCGCGATCTGGAGCGCCCTTTTGAGCTGCCCAATAGCGAGCTCATGGCCAGCTTTCACGATGCGGGCCACATCATGGGCTCTGCTGGCATCATGATCCGCCAAAATGGCAGCAGCCTGTTCTACACGGGCGATGTGAATTTTGAGAACCAGACCATCTCACGCGCCGCCGATTTCCCGACTGAAGGCATTGATGTCCTGGTGGTGGAAACCACCCGTGGCACCTATGAGCGGCCTGCCGACTACTCCCGCAAGGGTGAAAAAGAGCGTCTCGCTGCGCTGATCCGCGATACTTTTGATGCCAATGGCTCGGTCCTCATCCCGGTCTTTGCTCTGGGCAAGACCCAGGAAGTGATGCTGATGCTGCATGAACTGCGTGAGGAAGGCCTCATTCCTGAAATGCCCCTGCGCATCGGCGGTCTCGGCACCAAGGTGACAGTGCTTTACGATCACTACGCAGACCGTGTGCGGCGCAACTACCCCGGCTTCCGCCTGCTGGAAGATGTGAGCATGCTGGTACCCCCACGTCGCAAACGCGGCCCAGGACGCCCACAAATTGATTACCAGCCGCGCACCATTTATGCCCTCTCCAGCGGCATGATGACCGAAGGCACAACTTCGAATTCCTTCGCCAGCAAGTTCATTGATAACCCGCGTAACGCTGTCGCCTTCGTGGGTTACACAGATCCCCTTTCCCCAGGTTATCGTCTGCGCACGGCCAAGGCGGGAGAGAAGATCAAACTTTCCCCAGACCTGCCTGCGGTCGAGCTACACGCTCGCATCGAAAGCTTCGACCTCAGCGCTCACGCCACTCGCGAACAAATCGCTGAATACGTGGAGAAAGTGAAGCCGAAGAAGCTGCTCATGGTTCACGGTGAAGAACCCTCGCAAGCCTGGTTCAGCGCTCGCTTTGCCGAGACTCTCAACCGTGACACCGAAATCATCCGGCCCGAGACTCATTCGCCGATTGATCTCTGGTAA
- the gpmI gene encoding 2,3-bisphosphoglycerate-independent phosphoglycerate mutase, giving the protein MAKKPVVLIIRDGWGINPGGKAQAEANGDATLLARTPFHDHLYATYPRGTVSASGEDVGLPDGQMGNSEVGHLNLGAGRVVYQDLTRINKSIREGELATMPALVEAFDKAKGKRLHFLGLVSDGGVHSHQEHLVALCNAAKMAGVEDIMVHAITDGRDTDPKGGAAYVAKLETDLTFSGAKIATVIGRYYAMDRDTRWDRNKLAWDAIVLGRGEKRTDAPHTAIRAAYDLDPRGDEFLLPMIFSNADEQRIRDGDVIVWFNFRADRARQLSDAFLKTGFEGFDREVHPLVKYYTLTEYDATYYALGCRVIFDPESLSNNLGQIISAAGLTQLRAAETEKYPHVTFFFNSGVEEPNPGEDRYLAISPKEVPTYDKKPQMSAPDLTFEVLRRLENYDAVIMNFANPDMVGHTGVVPAGIHACETIDFGVELIVKKVLELGGKLFITADHGNCELMRNPDGSPNTAHTTNLVHGIYVAADAADYTVKNGRLADIAPTLLDMLGVAQPAEMTGESLIVRK; this is encoded by the coding sequence GGCGATGCCACCCTGCTGGCACGCACGCCGTTTCACGATCACCTCTACGCCACCTACCCACGCGGCACCGTGAGCGCCAGTGGTGAAGATGTGGGCCTGCCAGATGGCCAGATGGGCAACAGCGAAGTGGGCCACCTGAATCTGGGTGCCGGGCGCGTGGTTTACCAGGACCTCACCCGCATCAATAAAAGCATCCGCGAAGGTGAGCTAGCTACAATGCCAGCTCTCGTGGAGGCTTTTGACAAAGCCAAAGGCAAACGCCTGCACTTCCTGGGTCTGGTCAGTGATGGCGGTGTGCATTCCCACCAGGAGCACCTTGTGGCCCTCTGCAATGCCGCTAAAATGGCAGGTGTGGAGGACATCATGGTCCATGCCATCACCGATGGCCGCGATACCGACCCGAAAGGCGGCGCTGCCTACGTGGCCAAGCTGGAAACGGACCTCACCTTCAGCGGGGCCAAGATCGCCACCGTCATCGGCCGTTATTATGCCATGGATCGCGATACCCGTTGGGACCGCAACAAGCTGGCTTGGGACGCCATTGTTCTGGGCCGGGGTGAAAAGCGCACCGATGCGCCCCACACCGCCATTCGTGCCGCTTACGATCTGGACCCACGCGGCGACGAGTTCCTACTGCCGATGATTTTCTCCAACGCCGATGAGCAGCGCATTCGCGATGGGGACGTCATCGTCTGGTTCAACTTCCGTGCTGACCGCGCCCGCCAGCTCAGCGACGCCTTTTTGAAGACAGGGTTTGAAGGCTTTGACCGGGAAGTCCACCCGCTGGTCAAATATTACACCCTCACCGAGTACGATGCTACTTACTACGCCCTGGGCTGCCGAGTCATCTTTGATCCTGAAAGCCTGAGCAATAACCTAGGCCAGATCATTTCCGCCGCCGGGCTTACCCAGCTACGTGCCGCTGAAACGGAGAAGTATCCGCATGTGACTTTCTTCTTCAACAGCGGGGTGGAAGAGCCGAATCCTGGCGAGGACCGCTATCTGGCCATCAGCCCAAAGGAGGTGCCCACCTACGACAAAAAACCGCAGATGAGCGCCCCAGACCTCACCTTTGAAGTCCTGCGCCGTCTGGAAAACTACGATGCCGTGATCATGAACTTTGCCAACCCAGACATGGTGGGCCACACTGGCGTGGTGCCTGCCGGGATTCACGCCTGCGAGACGATTGACTTCGGCGTGGAGCTCATTGTCAAAAAGGTGCTAGAACTGGGTGGCAAACTCTTCATCACTGCCGACCACGGCAACTGCGAACTCATGCGCAATCCTGATGGCAGCCCGAACACGGCCCACACCACCAACCTCGTCCATGGCATCTACGTGGCCGCGGATGCCGCCGATTACACCGTAAAAAACGGCAGGCTGGCTGACATTGCTCCGACTCTGCTGGACATGCTAGGTGTAGCACAACCTGCGGAAATGACCGGAGAAAGCTTGATCGTCCGCAAGTAA
- a CDS encoding LON peptidase substrate-binding domain-containing protein translates to MDPSSQSHSSFSLPDTMPVMVLGDCYLFPGCLLPLFIFEERYRLMLAHALKTDRMFCIGTRVKNDDGGYDLLPVSTAGLIRACKKQEDGTSHVMLQGVKRIRFDSWQQEKPFVIANVKPLDTIIETEADYINELKDRSLDLLPDATACAGESMRNLRAALLKIDCPEMVCDILSYHFVRRSAAQRSLLMESSLEKRYDILLSELERSQEDG, encoded by the coding sequence ATGGACCCCTCAAGCCAGTCTCACTCTTCCTTTTCCCTGCCGGATACCATGCCGGTCATGGTGCTAGGAGACTGTTATTTGTTTCCCGGCTGTCTTCTGCCTTTGTTCATCTTTGAAGAAAGATATCGTCTCATGTTGGCCCATGCCCTGAAGACGGATCGTATGTTCTGCATCGGTACTCGAGTGAAAAACGACGACGGCGGCTACGATCTCCTTCCCGTCAGCACCGCAGGCCTCATCCGCGCGTGTAAAAAACAAGAAGATGGCACCTCTCACGTCATGCTTCAGGGAGTGAAGCGTATCCGTTTCGACAGTTGGCAACAGGAGAAACCCTTTGTAATCGCCAATGTCAAACCTCTGGATACCATCATCGAGACAGAGGCCGACTACATCAACGAGCTGAAAGATCGGTCACTCGACCTCCTGCCAGATGCCACTGCCTGCGCGGGTGAATCCATGAGAAATCTGCGTGCGGCCCTTCTGAAGATTGATTGCCCAGAAATGGTCTGCGATATCCTCTCCTACCACTTTGTCAGGCGCAGCGCAGCTCAACGCAGCCTGCTCATGGAGTCCAGTCTAGAAAAACGATACGACATCCTTCTCTCCGAGTTGGAGAGAAGTCAGGAAGACGGCTGA
- a CDS encoding S1C family serine protease, which translates to MKPTYAIITAMAGLLALLNAPLRAQDSPPAPAPESAPKSAEAPPSRRPTPPDLERSPNPRAEDEKPTPFIGVLTGNVTRELRSHFGLAEGFGLLVEEVMPDTPAKAAGLQVDDILIRFEDQKLVNMEQLQTLVRSKKKGDAVPLTVISGGSEKQVIVTIAERMMPTRRDEPRRGDGYFQPFGGTYFGGGRGSPEMMNEMRESMERYQNQMREYQERMREWGRDGNKGPVPPAPSWSGPGHRDSDRRDGNGPSRDGDRGHSRNARDGERRTQTFEQRETANVTRSDDSGIYSLRKERDRTIFTAKPKDGQEQSWNLNNEEERRTIPAPMQEKLRMLEEIRGSENVAPSRRAPNPPESESRPGSEPRRQGGL; encoded by the coding sequence ATGAAACCTACCTACGCCATCATCACCGCCATGGCGGGCCTGCTAGCCCTGCTGAATGCGCCCCTGCGTGCTCAAGATTCACCACCCGCACCTGCCCCTGAGTCGGCCCCTAAATCTGCAGAGGCCCCGCCTTCTCGTCGCCCCACCCCGCCAGATCTCGAGCGGTCGCCGAATCCCCGCGCAGAAGATGAAAAGCCCACCCCTTTCATCGGCGTTCTCACTGGCAATGTGACTCGGGAGCTGCGTTCCCACTTTGGTCTGGCCGAGGGGTTTGGCCTTCTGGTGGAGGAAGTGATGCCAGACACTCCGGCCAAGGCTGCTGGGCTTCAGGTGGATGATATTCTCATCCGTTTTGAAGACCAAAAACTCGTCAATATGGAGCAGTTGCAGACTCTTGTTCGTAGCAAAAAGAAGGGCGATGCCGTGCCTCTCACCGTCATTTCTGGCGGCAGTGAAAAGCAGGTCATCGTCACCATCGCAGAGCGGATGATGCCCACGCGTCGGGACGAACCTCGGCGTGGAGACGGTTACTTCCAGCCTTTTGGAGGCACGTATTTCGGCGGTGGCCGCGGCAGCCCCGAGATGATGAATGAGATGCGTGAATCCATGGAGCGGTACCAGAACCAAATGCGTGAATATCAGGAGCGCATGCGCGAATGGGGCCGGGATGGCAATAAAGGGCCCGTCCCACCTGCTCCCTCCTGGAGTGGACCTGGGCACCGCGACTCAGATCGTCGAGACGGCAATGGCCCCTCCAGGGATGGAGATCGCGGTCACTCCCGCAATGCTCGCGATGGCGAACGCCGTACCCAGACTTTCGAACAACGCGAGACCGCCAATGTCACCCGCAGTGATGACAGTGGCATCTACAGCCTGCGAAAGGAGCGTGACCGCACCATCTTCACGGCCAAGCCGAAGGATGGCCAGGAGCAAAGCTGGAACCTGAACAACGAAGAGGAGCGCCGCACCATCCCCGCACCCATGCAGGAAAAACTCCGCATGCTGGAGGAAATTCGCGGCAGTGAAAATGTGGCCCCTAGTCGTCGCGCGCCGAATCCACCCGAGAGCGAATCTCGCCCAGGATCTGAACCCCGGCGCCAGGGTGGTCTTTAA